The Rudaeicoccus suwonensis sequence TCCTGTTCGGCCTTGGCCGAAGCCAGCTCCTGTTTGGTCGTCGACAGCTCAGACTGAGCCGACTTCAACTCGGCCGTGGCGTCGGCCAGGCGGCGCTGGGATTCGGCGAGCTCGGCGCGGGCGGCCTCGACTGCCTTGGGGTTCGGCATGGCTGTGGTCTCGTCCGTGTCGGACGCACCCTTGCCGAGGCTGACGGGGGTCAGCGCCGGGACGCTTGAGGCGGATCCGGCGGCAGGAACGTTGGCTGCGGGGCTGGTCACATCGGCGTCGCCACGACCGGCGACACCCTTGGAACGGCGGCAGTCATCGAGCTTACCGGTGAGATCTTCGTTCTCAGCGTTCAGCCGACGCAGCTCCACGACGATCTCGTCGAGGAAGTCGTCCACCTGGATTTCGTCGTAGCCACTACGACCGAAACCCTTGGGTTTGGTGAACTCCTTCTTGACTACGTCTTCAGGCGTCAACGCCATGTGTGCACCTCAAGTAGAGAGTAGGAGTAGCAGCGACCCCCGCAGCGGGGCGAGGCACACTGCCGACACTCGGATGAGTGCCGTGGTTCACCTTAGGATACCGAGCAACAAGAAGACACCCAGCATCAGCACCAGAAAGGCCAGGTCGATCTGCACCTGGCCCAGACGCAGCGGGGGCAGGATCCGGCGCAGTAGGCGAAGGGGTGGGTCAGTGATGGTGTAGGCGCCTTCGGCGACCACCAGCACCACACCGCGAGGGCGCCACTGGCGCGCGAAGACCTGCACCCAGTCGAACACGAGTCGCGCCAGCAGCGCGATCAGGAACAGGTAGAGAAGCAGCGCGACGACGCCGAGGACTACCGACATACAGACCAGTCTGCGCTATCCGGATCGATGGACCGACCACCGCCCCGGGCGGCGACGCCGGTCAGCTCTGGTTGAACAGACCGCGGCCACCGCTGGTGCGGGCTGCATCGGGTCCGGTGGTGCTGACCTCCACACCGGAAGGCGACAGCAGGAAGACCTTGCTGGTCACCCGCTCGATCG is a genomic window containing:
- a CDS encoding YggT family protein gives rise to the protein MSVVLGVVALLLYLFLIALLARLVFDWVQVFARQWRPRGVVLVVAEGAYTITDPPLRLLRRILPPLRLGQVQIDLAFLVLMLGVFLLLGILR